A window of the Scandinavium goeteborgense genome harbors these coding sequences:
- a CDS encoding sugar kinase: MNQTLDVITIGEAMAMFVAQKTGPLSQVESFIKRVAGAELNVATGLARLGLSVSWVSRVGDDSFGEFVLDSLKQEGIVRAGVTVDGRYPTGFQLKSKVENGTDPIVEYFRKGSAASHLSKDDFDSAHFLSARHLHLSGVAAALSDSAYELLNHAANSMKRAGKTLSFDPNLRPVLWKSEAEMVEKLNHLACQADWVLPGLKEGFILTGQRTPEGIADFYLSRGVKAVVIKTGADGAWFQSADGEHGSVTAEKVENVVDTVGAGDGFAVGTISALLEGKTLPQAVARGNKIGSLAIQVQGDSEGLPTREALGEAG; this comes from the coding sequence ATGAATCAGACACTGGATGTGATCACTATCGGTGAAGCTATGGCGATGTTTGTCGCCCAGAAAACTGGGCCGCTTAGCCAGGTAGAGTCGTTTATCAAACGCGTGGCCGGAGCAGAGCTAAACGTCGCCACCGGCCTGGCGCGTCTCGGACTGAGCGTCAGCTGGGTCAGCCGGGTGGGCGATGACAGCTTCGGCGAGTTCGTGCTGGACTCGCTCAAACAGGAAGGCATCGTTCGTGCGGGTGTCACCGTCGACGGGCGTTATCCGACGGGTTTTCAGCTGAAATCTAAAGTCGAAAATGGAACCGATCCCATTGTGGAATACTTCCGCAAAGGCTCCGCTGCCAGCCATCTCAGCAAAGATGATTTCGATTCCGCACACTTTCTGTCGGCCCGTCATTTGCACCTCAGCGGCGTGGCGGCGGCGTTATCTGACAGCGCCTACGAGCTGCTCAATCACGCCGCGAATAGCATGAAACGCGCCGGGAAAACACTCTCTTTTGATCCCAACCTGCGCCCGGTGCTGTGGAAAAGCGAAGCGGAAATGGTCGAGAAACTGAATCATCTCGCCTGTCAGGCCGACTGGGTGCTGCCGGGGCTGAAAGAGGGCTTTATTTTGACCGGACAGCGCACGCCGGAAGGCATTGCTGATTTTTACCTGAGCCGCGGCGTAAAAGCGGTGGTGATTAAAACCGGGGCCGACGGCGCATGGTTCCAGAGCGCGGATGGCGAACACGGCAGCGTCACCGCCGAAAAAGTGGAGAACGTCGTCGATACCGTAGGCGCAGGCGATGGCTTCGCGGTTGGCACCATCAGCGCCTTGCTCGAAGGCAAAACTCTGCCGCAGGCGGTGGCGCGCGGTAACAAAATTGGCTCGCTGGCGATTCAGGTCCAGGGCGACAGCGAAGGATTACCCACCCGGGAAGCGCTCGGCGAGGCCGGGTAA
- a CDS encoding sugar phosphate isomerase/epimerase family protein produces MARKIIVVTAAYGRDRVMALGGQRGVLSIIAAAGADGVEIRRELFAPQEIDALPQLAADISQHNLMACYSAPEGLFETDGSLNPNLRALLLETQALNAAWLKLSLGHFTQPSALDTLRAILADSPVALVIENDQTDCGKLAPMQRFQAAVRVHSLPIRLTFDMGNWLWLGDSPEQAAHLLAPSVGYVHVKAAEPHHDGWRAITPDDNPRWAALLNALPDDVPRGIEFPLEGDDLVVVTRRYVRWLREE; encoded by the coding sequence ATGGCAAGAAAAATCATCGTCGTAACCGCCGCCTATGGCCGCGACCGCGTGATGGCCCTCGGAGGGCAGCGCGGCGTGCTGTCCATCATTGCGGCAGCAGGCGCCGACGGCGTCGAAATCCGCCGTGAACTGTTTGCCCCGCAGGAGATCGACGCCCTGCCTCAACTGGCGGCTGACATCTCTCAGCATAACCTGATGGCCTGCTATTCCGCGCCGGAAGGGCTGTTTGAAACCGACGGCAGCCTGAACCCCAATCTCCGCGCATTGCTTTTGGAAACCCAGGCCCTGAACGCCGCCTGGCTGAAACTCTCTTTAGGTCATTTCACGCAGCCTTCCGCGCTGGACACGCTGCGCGCTATTCTGGCCGACAGCCCGGTGGCGCTGGTGATTGAAAATGACCAGACCGACTGCGGCAAACTGGCCCCGATGCAGCGCTTCCAGGCCGCCGTTCGCGTACATTCATTACCGATTCGTCTGACGTTTGATATGGGCAACTGGCTGTGGTTGGGCGATTCCCCGGAACAGGCCGCACACTTGCTGGCCCCGAGCGTGGGATACGTTCACGTCAAAGCCGCCGAACCGCATCATGACGGCTGGCGGGCGATAACGCCGGACGATAACCCGCGCTGGGCCGCCTTGCTCAACGCCCTGCCTGACGACGTCCCGCGCGGGATCGAATTTCCACTCGAAGGCGACGACCTGGTGGTCGTTACCCGACGCTATGTCCGCTGGTTACGCGAGGAATAA
- a CDS encoding LacI family DNA-binding transcriptional regulator, whose protein sequence is MANKARATISDVAKAAKTGKTSVSRYLNGEKHLLSDALLARIEHAIAELDYRPSLMARGLKHGRTRLIGLIIADITNPYSVNVLSGIEAACREQGFTPLVCNTNNEVDQERHYLDLLRSYQVEGIVVNAVGMHEEGLSRLQQSALPMVLIDRKIPDFACDVVGLDNTQAATTATEHLVDQGFEALLFLSEPLGSVNTRRERLTAYRNTLARYPGISAENAEVPLNDGALIDNALRQFHATHRGMRKAVISANGALTLQVARSLKRLGLHWGSDIGLLGFDELEWAELAGVGITTLKQPTWKIGYAAVEQVVRRIEGSSDPIREQVFSGELIVRGSTSR, encoded by the coding sequence ATGGCGAACAAGGCGCGAGCCACCATCAGCGACGTGGCGAAAGCAGCAAAAACGGGAAAGACCAGCGTTTCGCGTTATCTTAACGGCGAAAAGCATCTGCTTTCAGACGCCCTTCTGGCGCGAATCGAACACGCCATTGCCGAACTCGACTACCGTCCAAGCCTGATGGCGCGTGGCCTGAAGCATGGCCGCACGCGTCTTATCGGCCTGATCATCGCCGACATCACCAATCCCTATTCCGTTAACGTCCTTAGCGGGATTGAAGCCGCCTGCCGCGAACAGGGGTTTACGCCGCTGGTCTGTAACACCAATAACGAAGTGGATCAGGAACGGCACTATCTCGATTTGCTGCGCAGTTATCAGGTGGAAGGCATTGTGGTGAATGCCGTGGGGATGCACGAAGAAGGCTTGAGTCGCCTGCAACAGTCGGCTTTGCCGATGGTGCTTATCGACCGAAAAATTCCCGATTTTGCCTGCGATGTGGTCGGGCTGGATAACACCCAGGCCGCCACTACCGCCACCGAGCACCTTGTCGATCAGGGGTTTGAAGCCCTGCTGTTTCTCAGCGAACCGCTCGGAAGCGTCAATACCCGACGCGAACGCCTGACCGCCTATCGCAACACGCTGGCCCGCTATCCGGGCATCAGCGCCGAAAACGCCGAAGTGCCGCTGAACGACGGCGCGCTCATCGATAACGCCCTGCGCCAGTTCCACGCCACCCATCGCGGAATGCGCAAAGCGGTAATTTCCGCCAACGGCGCGCTGACGCTGCAGGTGGCGCGGTCGCTCAAACGCCTGGGCCTGCACTGGGGCAGCGACATCGGCCTGCTCGGTTTTGACGAACTCGAATGGGCAGAGCTGGCGGGTGTCGGCATTACCACCCTCAAACAACCTACCTGGAAAATCGGCTATGCCGCCGTAGAGCAGGTGGTGCGCCGGATCGAAGGCAGCAGTGACCCGATCCGCGAACAGGTTTTCTCCGGCGAACTGATCGTCCGGGGATCCACCAGCCGCTAA
- a CDS encoding OmpA family lipoprotein, protein MKKRVIMIAAMVSGALALSGCTTNPYTGEREAGKSGIGAGIGALAGAGIGMLSSSKKDRGKGALIGAAAGAAVGGGAGYYMDVQEAKLRQKMQGTGVSVTRNGDNIVLNMPSNVTFDSSSANLKPAGANTLTGVAMVLKEYEKTAVNVVGYTDSTGGQDLNLRLSQQRADSVASSLITQGVTANRIRTSGMGPANPIASNSTAEGKAQNRRVEITLSPLQ, encoded by the coding sequence ATGAAAAAACGCGTAATCATGATTGCCGCTATGGTAAGCGGCGCGCTGGCCCTTTCAGGCTGTACCACCAACCCTTACACCGGCGAACGTGAAGCCGGTAAGTCCGGCATCGGCGCAGGTATTGGCGCACTGGCGGGGGCAGGTATCGGCATGCTTTCTTCCTCGAAGAAAGACCGTGGTAAAGGCGCGCTGATTGGTGCCGCAGCAGGTGCAGCCGTTGGCGGTGGCGCAGGTTATTACATGGATGTTCAGGAAGCTAAACTGCGCCAGAAAATGCAGGGCACAGGCGTCAGCGTCACCCGTAACGGTGACAACATCGTGCTGAACATGCCGAGCAACGTGACCTTTGACAGCAGCAGCGCCAACCTCAAACCGGCCGGGGCCAACACCCTGACTGGCGTGGCGATGGTACTGAAAGAGTACGAAAAAACCGCGGTTAACGTGGTTGGCTACACCGACAGCACCGGCGGTCAGGACCTGAACTTGCGCCTGTCTCAGCAGCGTGCCGATTCAGTGGCCAGCTCCCTTATCACCCAGGGCGTTACCGCGAACCGTATCCGCACCAGCGGAATGGGACCAGCGAATCCTATCGCCAGCAACAGCACCGCCGAAGGGAAAGCGCAGAACCGCCGCGTAGAAATCACCCTCAGTCCGCTGCAGTAA
- a CDS encoding molybdopterin guanine dinucleotide-containing S/N-oxide reductase → MANSSATKTILTAAHWGPMLVETDGDTVLTSRGALSGTFENSLQSAVRDQVHSKTRVRYPMVRKGFLASPNSPQGVRGQDEFVRVSWDEALDLIHAQHQRIRETHGPASIFAGSYGWRSNGVLHKAATLLQRYMSLAGGYTGHLGDYSTGAAQAIMPYVVGGNEVYQQQTSWPLILEHTDVVVLWSANPLNTLKIAWNASDEQGMTFFDKLRNSGKRLICIDPMRSETVDFFGESMEWLAPHMGTDVALMLGIAHTLVENNWHDTTFLARCTTGYAQFAEYLTGERDGVAKTAEWAADICGIDAEKIRELAEIFHQNSTMLMSGWGMQRQQFGEQKHWMLVTLAAMLGQIGTPGGGFGLSYHFSNGGNPTRRAAVLASMQGSVANGTDAVDKIPVARIVEALENPGAPYQHNGMDRHFPDIRFVWWAGGANFTHHQDTNRLIRAWQKPELVVISECFWTAAARHADIVLPATTSFERNDLTMTGDYSNQHLVPMKRVVAPRDEARDDWEVFAELSERWEAGGWERFTEGKSDLEWLETFYEIAGQRGASQQVTLPPFQQFWEANQLIEMPESEQNAKFIRFAAFREDPQANPLKTDSGKIEIYSQRIAGFNYADCPGHPTWLEPDEWHGNAQAGQLQLLSAHPAHRLHSQLNHTRLREKYAVAGREPLTLHPDDAKARGIADGDLVRVWNGRGQVLAGAVVTEGIRPGIICLHEGAWPDLDNQAGGICKNGAVNVLTKDLPSSKLGNGCAGNTALAWLEKYHGPAPTLTAFDPPANA, encoded by the coding sequence TTGGCCAACTCATCTGCAACAAAAACCATTCTGACCGCCGCCCACTGGGGGCCCATGCTGGTCGAAACCGATGGCGATACCGTGCTGACATCTCGCGGTGCGCTTTCAGGAACCTTTGAGAACTCGCTGCAAAGCGCGGTGCGCGACCAGGTGCACAGCAAAACACGGGTGCGTTATCCAATGGTGCGTAAAGGTTTTTTGGCCTCGCCGAACAGTCCACAAGGCGTGCGCGGGCAGGATGAGTTTGTTCGGGTTAGCTGGGATGAGGCGCTGGATCTTATTCATGCTCAGCATCAACGTATTCGCGAGACACACGGCCCGGCGTCGATTTTCGCCGGCTCCTACGGCTGGCGCTCTAACGGCGTGCTGCACAAAGCGGCGACGCTGTTACAGCGCTATATGAGCCTGGCGGGCGGTTATACCGGGCATCTGGGGGATTATTCCACCGGCGCAGCGCAGGCGATTATGCCGTACGTGGTCGGTGGCAATGAGGTGTATCAGCAGCAGACCAGCTGGCCGCTGATTCTGGAACATACCGACGTGGTGGTGCTGTGGAGTGCGAATCCGCTGAACACCCTGAAAATTGCCTGGAACGCCTCCGACGAGCAGGGCATGACCTTCTTCGACAAGCTGCGTAACAGCGGCAAGCGACTGATTTGCATCGATCCGATGCGTTCGGAAACTGTCGATTTCTTCGGGGAATCGATGGAGTGGCTGGCCCCGCACATGGGCACCGACGTGGCGCTGATGCTTGGCATTGCCCATACGCTGGTGGAAAACAACTGGCACGATACGACGTTCCTGGCGCGCTGCACCACCGGCTACGCCCAGTTTGCCGAGTATCTGACCGGCGAGCGCGACGGCGTGGCGAAAACCGCCGAATGGGCGGCTGATATTTGCGGCATTGATGCGGAGAAAATCCGTGAACTGGCTGAGATATTCCATCAAAACAGCACCATGTTGATGTCCGGCTGGGGGATGCAGCGCCAGCAGTTTGGCGAGCAGAAGCACTGGATGCTGGTCACGCTGGCCGCCATGCTCGGCCAGATTGGCACGCCGGGCGGTGGTTTCGGTCTCTCTTATCACTTCTCCAACGGCGGGAACCCAACCCGACGCGCGGCGGTACTGGCCTCGATGCAGGGCAGCGTCGCCAACGGCACTGATGCGGTGGATAAAATTCCGGTGGCGCGCATTGTCGAAGCGCTGGAAAACCCCGGTGCGCCGTATCAGCACAACGGCATGGACCGACACTTCCCGGATATCCGTTTTGTCTGGTGGGCGGGCGGCGCCAACTTTACCCATCACCAGGATACCAATCGCCTGATTCGCGCCTGGCAGAAGCCGGAACTGGTCGTTATCTCTGAGTGTTTCTGGACCGCCGCTGCACGCCATGCGGACATCGTGCTACCGGCGACGACCTCGTTCGAGCGTAACGATTTGACCATGACCGGGGATTACAGCAACCAGCATCTGGTGCCGATGAAACGCGTGGTCGCGCCACGCGATGAGGCGCGGGACGACTGGGAAGTGTTTGCCGAACTGAGTGAACGCTGGGAAGCGGGCGGCTGGGAACGCTTCACCGAAGGCAAAAGCGACCTGGAATGGCTGGAAACCTTTTACGAGATTGCCGGGCAGCGCGGCGCGAGCCAGCAGGTAACGCTTCCTCCGTTCCAGCAATTCTGGGAAGCCAATCAGCTGATTGAGATGCCGGAGAGCGAGCAGAATGCGAAGTTCATCCGGTTCGCCGCCTTCCGCGAAGACCCGCAGGCCAATCCGTTAAAAACCGACAGCGGAAAAATTGAAATTTATTCCCAGCGGATCGCCGGTTTCAATTATGCCGATTGCCCGGGGCACCCGACCTGGCTTGAGCCGGACGAGTGGCACGGTAATGCGCAGGCAGGGCAGCTACAGTTGTTGTCGGCGCATCCGGCGCACCGTTTGCACAGTCAGTTGAATCACACGCGGCTGCGCGAGAAATACGCGGTGGCGGGGCGTGAGCCGTTGACGCTGCATCCTGATGATGCGAAAGCGCGGGGTATTGCCGACGGTGACCTGGTGCGCGTGTGGAACGGGCGAGGACAGGTGCTGGCGGGCGCGGTCGTGACCGAGGGTATTCGTCCGGGCATTATCTGTCTGCACGAAGGGGCGTGGCCGGATCTCGATAATCAGGCCGGGGGCATCTGTAAGAATGGCGCGGTAAACGTGCTGACCAAAGATCTCCCAAGTTCGAAGCTCGGCAACGGTTGTGCGGGAAATACCGCGCTGGCGTGGCTGGAGAAATACCACGGGCCAGCGCCTACGCTTACAGCATTCGATCCGCCTGCCAACGCATAA
- a CDS encoding N-acetyltransferase: MIRKWQSSDRQPLLTLWLESTIFAHPFIEESYWHESEPLVRDVYLPAAHTWVWEEDGVVQGFISVMDQRFVGALFVAPACIGRGIGRVLLAFVCDRYPELSLEVYQKNSRAVNFYHALGFRIQDSAWQDETQQPTWIMRWQADRML, from the coding sequence ATGATCCGCAAATGGCAAAGTAGCGACCGCCAGCCCCTGCTGACGCTGTGGCTGGAGAGCACTATTTTCGCGCATCCGTTTATTGAGGAAAGCTACTGGCATGAGAGCGAGCCGCTGGTGCGTGACGTATACCTGCCCGCGGCGCATACGTGGGTGTGGGAAGAAGACGGCGTGGTGCAGGGGTTTATCAGCGTGATGGACCAGCGCTTTGTCGGCGCGCTGTTTGTCGCACCCGCCTGTATCGGGCGCGGCATTGGCCGGGTGCTGCTCGCGTTTGTCTGCGACCGCTACCCGGAATTAAGCCTCGAGGTGTACCAGAAGAACAGCCGGGCGGTGAATTTCTACCATGCGCTGGGGTTCCGTATTCAGGACAGCGCATGGCAGGATGAAACCCAACAGCCGACCTGGATTATGCGTTGGCAGGCGGATCGAATGCTGTAA
- the tag gene encoding DNA-3-methyladenine glycosylase I gives MERCGWVSQDPLYIAYHDSEWGVAQRDNQKLFEMICLEGQQAGLSWITVLKKRENYRDAFHHFDPIKVAAMDEADVEKLVLNAGIIRHRGKIQAIIGNARAFLAMEANGEPFADFVWSFVDNHPQVMHPATLAEIPTSTPASDALAKALKKRGFKFVGTTICYSFMQACGLVNDHVTACFCHPGGDDDPQMAK, from the coding sequence ATGGAACGTTGCGGTTGGGTAAGTCAGGACCCGCTTTACATTGCCTATCACGATAGCGAATGGGGCGTGGCCCAGCGGGATAACCAAAAGCTGTTTGAAATGATCTGCCTTGAGGGCCAGCAGGCCGGGCTGTCCTGGATAACGGTGCTGAAAAAACGGGAAAACTATCGTGACGCATTTCACCACTTCGACCCGATAAAAGTGGCGGCCATGGATGAAGCCGATGTCGAAAAACTGGTGCTGAACGCGGGCATCATTCGCCACCGGGGAAAAATTCAGGCCATCATCGGCAACGCGCGTGCCTTTCTGGCGATGGAAGCCAACGGTGAACCGTTCGCGGATTTCGTCTGGTCGTTTGTCGATAACCATCCGCAGGTCATGCACCCCGCGACGCTGGCCGAGATCCCCACCAGCACACCGGCGTCGGATGCGCTGGCAAAAGCGCTGAAAAAGCGCGGCTTTAAGTTTGTCGGCACCACCATCTGCTACTCCTTTATGCAGGCCTGCGGGCTGGTCAACGACCATGTCACCGCGTGCTTCTGCCATCCTGGAGGCGACGATGATCCGCAAATGGCAAAGTAG